One part of the Sneathia vaginalis genome encodes these proteins:
- a CDS encoding RDAC family protein — protein sequence MRNRNFTIEEFLELQKNIKTKLHFRDACGGNAIELEDKNEIENIRQHFENRGIKISVSADNKYVYKD from the coding sequence ATGAGAAATAGGAATTTCACTATAGAAGAGTTTTTGGAACTTCAAAAAAATATTAAAACAAAATTACATTTTAGAGATGCGTGCGGAGGCAATGCTATAGAACTAGAAGATAAAAACGAAATAGAAAATATACGCCAACACTTTGAAAATAGGGGTATAAAGATAAGTGTGAGTGCGGATAATAAGTATGTGTATAAGGACTAG
- a CDS encoding M24 family metallopeptidase → MKKIEEIQEKLQEKNLDAILVTNPTNVYYLTHMSCDPHERLLMVVIQKNRVSMLVPAMEYENAKRSVDKSIEIVKYLDTEDGYMLLMNKVGKLKAVGIEKEHLVVDRLERISKIFGIEECVRIDEDIKDMRKYKSSSELEKMRVAASLADKAISIAKENLKEGITELELKAIIEFEMKKYAKAMSFDTIVLFGKNAADPHGESGMTKLQKGDLALFDLGVYYEGYASDETRTLKFGQISEEAEKIYETVKRANMEAIKFAKPGVKFSEVDKIARDIIKEAGYGEYFTHRLGHGLGLDVHEYPDVSEKTDDRLEENMVFTIEPGIYVPGIAGVRIEDDVVVTKDGCEVLTKYEK, encoded by the coding sequence ATGAAAAAAATAGAGGAAATACAAGAAAAATTACAAGAAAAGAATTTAGATGCAATATTAGTTACAAATCCAACTAATGTGTACTATTTAACACATATGAGCTGTGACCCACATGAAAGATTACTTATGGTAGTCATACAAAAAAATAGGGTAAGTATGTTAGTTCCAGCTATGGAATATGAAAATGCTAAAAGAAGTGTAGACAAGAGTATAGAAATTGTGAAATACCTAGATACAGAAGATGGATATATGCTATTAATGAATAAAGTAGGTAAATTGAAAGCTGTAGGTATAGAAAAAGAACATTTAGTTGTAGATAGATTAGAAAGAATATCAAAAATATTTGGTATAGAAGAATGTGTACGAATAGATGAAGATATAAAGGACATGAGAAAGTACAAAAGTAGTTCTGAGTTAGAAAAAATGAGAGTAGCTGCAAGCTTAGCTGATAAAGCTATTAGCATAGCAAAAGAAAATCTAAAAGAAGGTATAACAGAACTAGAATTAAAAGCAATAATAGAATTTGAAATGAAAAAATATGCAAAAGCAATGTCATTTGATACAATAGTACTTTTTGGTAAAAATGCAGCTGATCCTCATGGAGAAAGTGGTATGACTAAATTACAAAAAGGTGATTTAGCATTATTTGATCTTGGAGTATATTATGAAGGTTATGCATCAGATGAAACAAGAACCTTAAAATTTGGACAAATTAGTGAAGAAGCAGAAAAGATATATGAAACAGTAAAAAGAGCCAATATGGAAGCTATTAAATTTGCAAAACCTGGTGTTAAATTCAGTGAAGTAGATAAGATAGCAAGGGATATAATAAAAGAGGCGGGATATGGTGAATATTTCACTCATAGACTAGGTCATGGTTTAGGACTTGATGTACACGAATATCCAGATGTTTCAGAAAAGACTGATGACAGACTAGAAGAAAATATGGTGTTTACTATAGAACCAGGTATATATGTACCAGGCATTGCAGGTGTTAGAATAGAAGATGATGTTGTAGTTACAAAAGATGGTTGCGAGGTGTTAACTAAGTATGAGAAATAG
- the polA gene encoding DNA polymerase I, which produces MKKLLILDTSAIMYRSFYALQNLINKKGMPTGAIFGFVKQLNMAIEEVNPDYIAAAYDVKKSTLKRREFFSQYKENRLTMPDELLCQVDIIKDIIGYFGIRSFSEEGYEADDVIASLTEFALKNSIEVHIYTGDKDIQQLVTKDNNVFIHLLGKNEVVSTYEDVKNMLYVYPNQIPDFFGLKGDKSDGIPGVMGIGDVSGKNLIEKYDTLENIYMNIDDIRGKLKEKLIKDKELAFISRDLARVKKDIDFNISLSDLIKEKDNVQKLKEVFTELELNTLLPLIKEEEIKVSYTKTDFNNILELCKNASTLTIYMDENYLSILVDDKVYICKNENEDTLFSTKIDLKKINTTAKVIIFDAKKYMHLGLNLVNYFDILIASYVIDTQDKFEVEFIIEKYANIHTEQFDKKALKNITEEKLEEKSAKVCYGLYKSYATLEKKLKEIDINNTYETIEKPLIPVLYSMEKNGIKIDKGAFEKLNSNFSKILETEKEAIYNLSGEEFNIDSPSQLANILFNKLNIHGVKKTKRGYSTDAEVLEILSKRGIEIADHLIVFRYYKKLLSTYVEPLPLYADSNNLIHSSFNGTGTATGRLSSQNPNLQNIPTRTTEGNMIRNCFIANEGMKLVSFDYSQIELRVLAELSNDQHLVDSYNNDVDLHTHTAKKLFPNCEITKEMRNIGKVINFSVLYGKTPFGLSKELNIPLSDAKQYIETYFKTYDGVTKYLDSIVEFCKKNLYVETLFGTRRYIYDIRSSNAKVFEEAKRKAINTVIQGTAANILKIVMIKLHKLGFRMLLQVHDELIFELPSSEAEKLSLEIKDIMENTIKFTKVKLKTNYSISDKWGELK; this is translated from the coding sequence ATGAAGAAATTATTAATACTAGACACAAGTGCAATAATGTACAGATCATTTTATGCACTACAAAATTTGATAAACAAAAAAGGTATGCCTACAGGAGCAATATTTGGGTTTGTAAAGCAATTAAATATGGCTATAGAAGAAGTTAATCCCGACTATATTGCTGCTGCATATGACGTAAAAAAATCTACTCTAAAAAGAAGAGAATTTTTTAGTCAATACAAGGAAAATAGATTAACTATGCCAGATGAATTACTTTGTCAAGTTGATATTATTAAAGACATTATTGGATACTTTGGAATAAGATCTTTTTCAGAAGAAGGTTATGAAGCTGATGATGTAATAGCTTCACTAACTGAATTTGCACTAAAAAACTCTATAGAAGTACATATTTACACTGGTGATAAAGACATACAACAATTAGTGACTAAGGATAATAACGTATTCATACATTTACTAGGTAAAAATGAAGTTGTTTCTACCTATGAGGATGTTAAAAATATGCTCTATGTCTACCCTAACCAAATACCTGATTTTTTTGGACTTAAGGGCGATAAATCAGATGGTATACCTGGTGTAATGGGTATAGGTGATGTCAGTGGTAAAAATCTAATTGAAAAATATGACACCCTAGAAAATATATATATGAATATTGATGATATTCGTGGAAAATTAAAAGAAAAATTAATTAAAGATAAAGAACTTGCATTTATCTCACGTGATTTAGCAAGAGTAAAAAAAGACATAGACTTTAATATTTCATTATCTGATTTAATTAAAGAAAAAGATAATGTACAAAAATTAAAAGAAGTCTTTACTGAACTTGAATTAAACACTCTACTTCCTCTAATTAAAGAAGAAGAAATTAAAGTTAGTTATACAAAAACAGATTTTAATAATATATTAGAGCTTTGTAAGAATGCTAGTACATTAACAATATACATGGATGAAAACTACTTATCTATTCTTGTAGATGATAAGGTATATATCTGCAAAAATGAAAATGAAGATACCCTATTTTCTACTAAAATTGACTTAAAAAAGATTAATACTACTGCCAAAGTCATCATATTTGATGCTAAAAAGTATATGCATCTTGGTCTTAACTTAGTTAATTACTTTGATATTTTAATAGCTTCTTATGTAATAGATACACAAGATAAGTTTGAAGTTGAATTTATTATCGAAAAATATGCTAATATTCATACTGAACAATTTGACAAAAAAGCTCTAAAAAATATTACTGAAGAAAAATTAGAAGAAAAAAGTGCAAAAGTATGTTATGGGTTGTATAAAAGCTATGCTACCCTAGAAAAAAAATTAAAAGAAATTGATATTAATAATACATATGAAACAATTGAAAAGCCTTTAATTCCTGTCCTATACTCCATGGAAAAAAATGGGATAAAAATAGACAAAGGGGCTTTTGAAAAATTAAATTCTAATTTTAGTAAGATTTTAGAAACTGAAAAAGAAGCAATTTACAATCTTAGTGGAGAAGAGTTTAATATAGACTCACCTAGTCAATTGGCAAATATTTTGTTTAATAAGTTAAATATACATGGAGTTAAAAAGACAAAACGTGGTTATTCTACTGATGCAGAAGTTCTTGAAATCTTATCTAAAAGAGGTATAGAAATTGCTGATCATTTAATAGTCTTTAGATACTACAAAAAATTACTTTCTACCTATGTTGAACCACTACCTTTATACGCTGATAGTAACAATTTAATACATTCTAGCTTCAACGGTACAGGTACTGCTACTGGTAGACTATCTTCACAAAACCCTAACCTACAAAATATACCTACTAGAACTACTGAAGGTAATATGATTAGAAACTGCTTTATTGCAAACGAGGGTATGAAATTAGTTTCTTTTGACTACTCACAAATTGAATTAAGAGTATTAGCTGAACTATCTAATGACCAACACTTAGTTGATTCGTATAACAATGATGTTGACCTACATACACATACCGCTAAAAAATTATTCCCTAATTGTGAAATCACAAAAGAAATGAGAAATATAGGGAAAGTAATTAATTTTAGTGTGCTATATGGTAAAACACCTTTTGGTTTATCTAAAGAATTAAATATTCCTTTATCTGATGCTAAGCAATATATAGAGACATATTTTAAAACATATGATGGCGTAACAAAGTATCTAGATAGTATTGTAGAATTTTGTAAAAAGAACTTGTATGTAGAAACTCTATTTGGAACTAGAAGATATATCTATGATATACGTTCTAGTAATGCAAAAGTATTTGAAGAAGCAAAGAGAAAGGCAATAAATACCGTTATACAAGGAACTGCAGCTAATATTTTAAAAATTGTAATGATAAAACTACATAAATTAGGGTTTAGAATGTTATTACAAGTACATGATGAATTGATTTTTGAACTACCTTCTAGTGAGGCAGAAAAATTAAGTCTTGAGATTAAAGATATTATGGAAAATACTATAAAATTTACTAAAGTCAAATTAAAGACAAATTACAGTATAAGTGATAAATGGGGTGAATTAAAATAA
- a CDS encoding AzlC family ABC transporter permease: MINKFFKGMKKGLPIGIAYFPFAFTFGFIATNVGINAFKSGVMSFLLYAGTSQVLIVKLLEQNSTMFQIILASTVINVRYILINMPILKRQENESLIKRFINAFFLTDECVSYMILNNIYDIHETIGFGFCAYLSFGISTILGSILGSYMPPLYTQSLNFILYAIFLYLLVQVLMNNLKYIFVVLTTIILKCILVYIGLSASLSILLSIILGALIPLLLKEEYYGE, translated from the coding sequence ATGATAAATAAATTTTTTAAAGGTATGAAAAAAGGTCTACCCATAGGAATAGCATATTTCCCATTTGCCTTCACATTTGGATTTATAGCTACAAATGTAGGAATTAATGCATTCAAGTCTGGTGTAATGAGCTTTTTATTATACGCTGGAACTAGTCAAGTATTAATAGTGAAATTATTAGAACAAAACTCTACAATGTTTCAAATTATACTTGCTAGTACTGTAATAAATGTAAGGTATATATTGATAAATATGCCTATATTAAAAAGGCAGGAAAATGAAAGTTTAATAAAAAGATTTATTAATGCCTTCTTCCTAACTGATGAATGTGTTTCATATATGATATTAAACAACATATATGATATACATGAAACAATAGGTTTTGGTTTTTGTGCATACTTATCTTTTGGTATTTCAACAATACTAGGGTCTATATTAGGTAGCTATATGCCACCACTATACACTCAATCACTAAACTTTATACTTTACGCAATATTCCTTTACCTATTGGTACAAGTTTTAATGAATAACTTAAAATATATCTTTGTTGTTTTAACAACAATAATATTAAAGTGTATTTTAGTATATATTGGGCTTAGTGCATCGCTTTCAATATTATTAAGTATAATATTAGGTGCTTTAATTCCATTACTATTAAAGGAGGAATATTATGGGGAATAA
- a CDS encoding AzlD domain-containing protein → MGNKLYILIGIITVITIFFRILPIFIRIPDNKKVSKFFELMPVSILTVLAFPDIFTSIGTKLSDILICLVAIALVIFMAKKKKSMGLTLFLSFILIILLKEVFVGKF, encoded by the coding sequence ATGGGGAATAAGTTATACATCTTAATAGGTATAATCACAGTAATTACAATATTTTTTAGAATATTACCTATATTCATACGTATACCAGATAACAAAAAAGTAAGTAAATTCTTTGAATTAATGCCTGTATCCATACTTACAGTGCTTGCATTCCCCGATATATTTACTTCTATTGGGACAAAATTAAGTGATATATTAATTTGTCTAGTTGCCATTGCTCTTGTAATATTCATGGCTAAGAAGAAAAAAAGTATGGGATTAACACTATTTCTATCTTTCATTTTGATAATACTACTAAAGGAGGTTTTCGTTGGAAAGTTTTGA
- the prfB gene encoding peptide chain release factor 2, which produces MESFEIKKNVSSIFSDIKETFKLDARKEELKQLENTMMEPDFWDRKDNQEILQKINIIKSTIDHINTIIETHDNIEVLIDFVESGDEGSVKELDNLYEEFVKITQDFSNTMLLDGKYDTYNAIVNINAGAGGTEACDWTNMVFRMYERWANKKGFKCEVLDLLNGEEAGIKSITFNVKGEYAYGLLACEKGVHRLVRISPFDSNARRHTSFTAVNVIPEIENDLDIDLNMNDLEIDTYRSSGAGGQHVNTTDSAVRITHKPTGLVVTCQNERSQIKNKESAMKVLKARLFELEQEKKRQEMKDIKGEENKIEWGSQIRSYVMQPYKLVKDHRTKYEEANVDKVLDGDIDEFIGSYLKFKKMS; this is translated from the coding sequence TTGGAAAGTTTTGAAATTAAGAAAAATGTATCAAGCATTTTTTCTGATATTAAAGAGACATTTAAATTAGATGCCAGAAAAGAAGAATTAAAACAATTAGAAAATACTATGATGGAACCTGATTTTTGGGACAGAAAAGACAATCAAGAAATTTTACAGAAAATAAATATAATAAAATCTACTATAGACCATATTAATACAATTATAGAAACACATGATAATATTGAAGTATTAATTGACTTTGTTGAAAGTGGTGATGAAGGTTCAGTAAAAGAATTAGATAATCTATATGAAGAATTTGTAAAAATTACTCAAGATTTTTCTAATACTATGTTACTAGATGGTAAATATGATACATACAATGCTATAGTCAATATTAACGCTGGTGCTGGTGGAACTGAAGCTTGTGATTGGACTAATATGGTATTTAGAATGTATGAAAGATGGGCTAACAAGAAGGGATTTAAGTGCGAAGTACTTGATTTACTAAATGGTGAAGAAGCTGGTATTAAGTCTATAACCTTCAATGTTAAGGGAGAATATGCCTATGGCTTATTAGCCTGTGAAAAAGGTGTCCATAGACTAGTTAGAATATCACCTTTTGATTCTAATGCAAGACGTCACACCTCTTTTACAGCCGTTAATGTTATACCCGAAATTGAAAATGACTTGGATATAGACCTTAACATGAATGATCTTGAAATAGATACATATAGATCTTCTGGTGCTGGTGGGCAACACGTTAATACAACAGATTCTGCTGTACGTATAACTCATAAACCTACAGGACTTGTAGTTACTTGCCAAAATGAAAGATCACAAATAAAGAACAAGGAATCTGCTATGAAAGTCTTAAAAGCTAGATTATTTGAATTAGAACAAGAAAAGAAAAGACAAGAAATGAAGGATATTAAAGGTGAGGAGAATAAGATTGAATGGGGTAGCCAAATTAGATCTTATGTAATGCAACCGTATAAGCTAGTTAAAGATCATAGAACAAAGTATGAAGAAGCAAATGTTGATAAAGTCTTAGATGGCGATATAGATGAATTTATAGGAAGTTATTTAAAATTTAAAAAAATGAGCTAG
- a CDS encoding gamma-glutamylcyclotransferase family protein: MLEKLFVYGSLRKKGYNHHYLEGKAKYLGTYYVSGELYTLKDKRYPALLDSDTEYSVGELYEVMDDFKEMDELEGYDEKNLKNNEYNRVVVEVYDKNMKKIDEAFMYKYNMDNAKNPERLGKKIEGNDYIS, from the coding sequence ATGTTAGAAAAGTTATTTGTTTATGGATCATTAAGAAAAAAAGGGTATAACCATCATTATTTAGAGGGTAAAGCAAAATATTTAGGAACTTACTATGTTAGTGGTGAGCTATATACATTAAAAGATAAGAGATATCCTGCACTTTTAGATAGTGATACAGAATATTCAGTAGGTGAGCTATATGAAGTTATGGATGATTTTAAAGAAATGGATGAACTTGAAGGATATGATGAAAAAAATCTAAAAAACAATGAGTATAATAGAGTCGTTGTAGAAGTGTATGATAAAAATATGAAAAAGATAGATGAAGCATTTATGTATAAGTACAATATGGATAATGCTAAAAATCCTGAAAGATTAGGTAAAAAAATAGAGGGTAATGATTATATAAGCTAG
- the pcp gene encoding pyroglutamyl-peptidase I: protein MKILVTGFDPFGEDKINPAIESVKKLPDEIKGVEIIKLEIPTVYMKSLEKIDEAIKEYNPDVILSIGQAGGRPDITVERVGINVDDYRIKDNEGNQPIDTKIYDDGENAYFSNLPIKAIVENIRKNNIPASISNTAGTFVCNHVLYGVQYLLDKKYPNKKSGFIHIPFLPEQVISRPNTPSMSISTIVKALTLALEAIIENDSDKKISGGTIC from the coding sequence ATGAAGATATTAGTAACAGGGTTTGATCCATTCGGAGAAGATAAAATTAATCCTGCAATAGAGTCTGTAAAAAAATTACCAGATGAAATTAAAGGAGTTGAAATTATTAAATTAGAAATACCTACAGTATATATGAAATCACTTGAAAAGATAGATGAAGCAATAAAGGAATACAATCCAGATGTAATATTATCAATAGGACAAGCAGGAGGTAGACCAGATATTACTGTTGAACGTGTAGGTATAAATGTAGATGATTATAGAATAAAAGATAATGAAGGGAATCAACCTATAGATACTAAAATATATGATGATGGAGAAAATGCATACTTTTCAAATTTACCTATAAAAGCAATAGTTGAAAATATTAGAAAAAATAATATACCAGCATCTATTTCAAATACAGCAGGTACATTTGTATGTAATCACGTCCTATATGGAGTACAATATTTATTAGACAAGAAATATCCTAATAAGAAATCAGGATTTATACACATACCATTTTTACCAGAACAAGTAATAAGTAGACCAAATACACCATCTATGTCTATTTCTACAATAGTAAAAGCATTAACACTAGCATTAGAAGCGATAATAGAAAATGATAGTGATAAAAAGATAAGTGGAGGCACAATATGTTAG
- a CDS encoding DUF979 domain-containing protein, with protein MKVILSELMYVLCGIVCILTGFRGLKNEKNKITTFLFWNILAITFIFGKYIPYEYTGVLLIVLGIITVTNKLTMGQFKNVSESLRMANSEKFRNLIFIPALAIGIASFLLLQFKIPSVISIGGGSIIAIVLALIIFKPNVGDTVEDTTKLVMQVGAASLLPQLLAALGSIFTKAGVGDVISSLVSTIIPQGNIVLGVIVYVIAMAIFTMIMGNGFAAFSVITVGIGIPFVINQGANPTVVGALGMTAGFCGTLITPMAANFNIVPASILEMKDKYGVIKAQLPIALALIVVHILLILALAF; from the coding sequence ATGAAAGTTATTTTATCTGAATTAATGTATGTGCTGTGTGGAATAGTATGTATACTAACAGGGTTTAGAGGCTTAAAAAATGAAAAGAATAAGATTACTACCTTCCTATTTTGGAATATTTTAGCTATTACTTTTATCTTTGGTAAATATATTCCTTATGAATATACAGGTGTACTTCTTATTGTTCTAGGGATAATAACAGTAACTAACAAATTAACTATGGGACAATTTAAAAATGTTAGTGAATCTCTTAGAATGGCTAATAGTGAAAAATTTAGAAATTTGATCTTTATACCAGCATTAGCAATAGGTATAGCTTCATTTTTACTATTACAATTCAAGATACCATCAGTAATTAGTATAGGTGGAGGTTCAATAATAGCCATAGTCTTAGCATTAATAATATTCAAACCAAATGTAGGGGATACAGTAGAAGATACAACAAAACTAGTAATGCAAGTTGGAGCAGCATCACTATTACCTCAACTTTTAGCAGCCTTAGGTTCAATATTTACAAAAGCAGGTGTAGGAGATGTAATATCTAGCTTAGTCTCAACTATTATACCCCAAGGGAATATAGTTTTAGGTGTAATAGTTTATGTAATAGCTATGGCAATATTTACAATGATAATGGGTAATGGTTTTGCAGCATTTTCAGTAATAACTGTGGGTATAGGTATACCTTTTGTTATTAACCAAGGTGCTAACCCTACAGTAGTAGGTGCATTGGGAATGACAGCAGGATTTTGTGGAACTTTAATTACACCTATGGCAGCTAATTTTAATATAGTGCCAGCATCAATTTTAGAAATGAAGGATAAATACGGAGTTATTAAAGCACAATTACCAATAGCATTAGCACTAATAGTAGTACATATATTATTAATACTTGCATTAGCATTTTAA
- a CDS encoding 5-oxoproline transporter, DUF969 family subunit: protein MNYLVLIGIVIIVVGFSLKLDVLAVVLLSGIVTGLLAKMNILEILRIIGKAFIDNRLMSIFFISLPVIALLERNGLKERSAKLISKLSNATAGKILSIYMVIRTIASALSIRIGGHIQFIRPLILPMSEAAVGRELTEKEKEELKGLNAGVENYANFFAQNIFVGSAGLLLILGTLKEAGIEVTLKGLAFYSIPIGIVTVILAIIQFVLFDKKIQKGGKK, encoded by the coding sequence ATGAATTATTTAGTCCTTATAGGAATAGTAATAATAGTAGTAGGATTTAGTTTGAAGCTAGATGTATTAGCAGTAGTTCTACTATCAGGAATAGTTACAGGCTTATTAGCCAAAATGAACATATTAGAGATATTGAGGATAATTGGTAAGGCGTTTATAGATAATAGACTTATGTCAATATTTTTCATATCATTACCAGTAATAGCATTGCTTGAAAGAAATGGACTAAAAGAAAGAAGTGCAAAACTAATATCTAAATTAAGTAATGCAACAGCAGGTAAAATTCTTAGTATCTACATGGTTATAAGAACAATTGCATCAGCATTATCAATTAGAATAGGTGGGCACATACAATTTATACGTCCATTGATATTACCTATGAGTGAAGCAGCTGTTGGAAGAGAATTAACTGAAAAAGAAAAAGAAGAATTAAAAGGATTAAATGCAGGAGTAGAAAATTATGCTAATTTCTTTGCACAAAATATCTTTGTTGGTTCAGCAGGCTTACTATTAATCCTTGGGACACTAAAAGAAGCAGGTATAGAAGTAACACTTAAGGGCCTAGCCTTTTATTCTATACCTATAGGTATAGTTACAGTAATTTTAGCTATAATACAATTTGTATTATTTGATAAAAAGATACAAAAGGGAGGTAAAAAGTAA
- a CDS encoding tyrosine-type recombinase/integrase encodes MDNENLVYVNEFLDYLRLEKGSSERTIESYRTDLKTFFKLVDKKYNVIQKDDIYGYIEKIKGMYKYNSTQRKISSLKSFYKFLYTNRYIQKDPTNTVRSMKKQKRLPDILDEDELKRLIDTYNHEAKNVRDRIILELLIATGARISEIINLEIKDVEDSEYKFIRVLGKGSKYRYIPIYKKMGEILKEYIYKEREMLLNGKRDFKVFPKTTRQGFYISLVKHAKMCNIQKHVHPHMIRHTVATILLKNGADIRTVQEILGHAGITTTEIYTHVEKSKLKSIYDKIQLGEEDEDKDI; translated from the coding sequence ATGGATAATGAAAATCTAGTATATGTAAATGAATTTTTAGATTATCTTAGACTAGAAAAAGGTAGTTCAGAACGTACTATAGAAAGCTATAGGACAGATTTAAAGACTTTTTTTAAATTAGTAGATAAGAAATACAATGTAATACAAAAAGATGATATATATGGATATATAGAAAAGATAAAAGGGATGTATAAGTATAATTCTACACAAAGAAAGATATCATCACTAAAGTCTTTCTATAAGTTCCTATACACCAATAGATATATACAAAAAGATCCAACTAATACTGTACGTTCTATGAAAAAGCAAAAAAGACTTCCTGATATATTAGATGAAGATGAATTAAAAAGACTAATTGATACATACAATCATGAAGCTAAAAATGTTAGGGATAGAATTATACTAGAATTATTAATAGCAACAGGTGCTAGAATATCAGAAATAATTAATTTGGAAATTAAAGATGTAGAAGATAGTGAATACAAATTTATTAGAGTCTTAGGTAAGGGTAGTAAGTATAGATACATACCAATATACAAAAAAATGGGAGAAATATTAAAAGAATATATATACAAAGAAAGAGAAATGCTTTTAAATGGAAAAAGAGATTTTAAAGTTTTTCCTAAAACAACTAGACAGGGCTTTTATATAAGCCTAGTTAAACATGCAAAGATGTGTAATATACAAAAACATGTACATCCACATATGATAAGACATACAGTTGCTACAATATTATTGAAAAATGGAGCAGATATTAGAACTGTACAAGAAATATTAGGTCATGCAGGTATAACGACTACAGAAATTTATACTCACGTAGAAAAATCAAAGTTAAAATCTATTTACGATAAAATACAATTGGGAGAAGAAGATGAAGATAAAGATATTTAA